CGGGGTACACGGCCTGGCTGTCGGCGCGCCCGGCGATCACCGCGAACCGCGCGCCGTCGGGCAGCTCGTCGATCCCGGCGCGCAGCGCGGCCTTGACGCCCGCCAACCGCCCCGGCTCGGCCAGCGAGCGCGAGCAGTCGGCGATGAAGACCACCGACGGCGGCCCGTCGGCGCTGGCCACCGCCGCCGGCTTCGAGGAGTAGCTGCGGTCGGCACGCCGTGCCGCGGCCGCGGCGTGGGCGCGCGTCGGAGCCCCGGCCCCGGAGTCCGCGGTGCTGACCCGGACCACGGCGTGCACCTCGCGCCGGCCGGCCGCCAGGAACTCGTTCTGGTTGACCCCGATCTCGGTCCGGATGCCGCGGATCGCCTCCGAGGCGTTGGCCGTGCGCGCGCCGCGGCTGGCCGCGACGTCGTCGTTGCGCAGGCGCTCGTTGACGAACGCGAAGTGCTCGACCCACTCCACGCCGAGCTGCACGTCCTGCGCCAGCGAGGACACCAGCGAGCCGGACGCCTCGACGGTCGGCGGCGGCGTCCAGTCGCCGACCAGCGCGAGCGCCGCGGCGACGTCCGGCCGGGTCGAGGGGTCCTTGTCCAGCAGCCGGGTGATCAGCGGGGTCAGCCGGCCGCCCCGGCGCAGCGGCGCCGGCTGCCCGGCCACCACGGAGCCGATGATGTCGGCCCGGAACGCCGGAACGCCTTCCACCGCCTCGTAAAGCGTGGCCCCGAGGGAGAACAGGTCGCCGATCGCGCCGGCGTCCTGGGAGATCACGCGCTCGGGCGCGACGTAGCCGGGCGAGCCGATGAAGGTGCCGGTCCGGGTTACACGCTGGTCGTCGAAGCGGACGGCGATGCCGAAGTCCGCGAGCAGCGCGGTGCCGTCGGAGGCCAGCAGGACGTTGCCGGGCTTCACGTCCCGGTGCACGATCCCGGCGGCGTGCGCGGCGGCCAGTGCGCGCAGCAGGTCCCGGGCCAGGGCCACGGCGTCGTTCTCGGTGAGCGGGCCGTGCCGCACCAGGCGCTCGGCCAGGCTCTCGCCCTTCACCAGCTGCATGACGATCCACGGCGCGCCGTTCTCGATGTGGACGTCGTGCACGGTCACGATGTTGGGGCAGTCGCGCAACCGCGCGGTGTTGCGGGCCTCGCGGGCGGCGCGCGCGACGCGTTCGGCGGCCTGCGGGCCCTTGCCCTCCATCGGGAGCAGGACCTGCTTCACCGCGACGTCCACCCCGAGGTGCATGTCGTAGGCGCGCCACACTTGTCCGAACGCTCCGGAACCCAACCGATCCACCAGTCGGTAGCGTCCCCCGATCACCCGTCCTGGCTCGGTCACGCACTGAGCCTACGGGGATCGGCGGCTCGGCGCGATGGTCGTTTGCTAAGCCAGCGACAGGAACAGCTTCTCCATCTGCGCCACGTTGGCCGCGCGCTCCTCGCCGTCGGCGGTCTCCAGGCACTGCTGCAATCCGCCGGCGATCACCTTGAAGCCGGCCCGGTCCAGCGCCCGGGACACGGCGGCGAGCTGGGTCACGATCTCCGAGCAGTCCCGGCCGGACTCCAGCATCGCGATGACGCCGCGGATCTGGCCCTCGGCGCGGCGCAGCCGCTTGGTCACGTCGGAAACGGTCTCAGGCTCGACCTGCACCTCGGCGCTCCTTCCCGGCGCGAGGCGCCGGATCGGGGATCATCGCCGCGGAGCATACCCCCAGGGGTACAGATCGGCACCCCCTCCCGGCGCATAATAAGCAACGCTAAGTATCGTATTTTCCGGGGAACATTTCCCCGGAAGATGCGTTACCCTGCACAGGGGACCTGGTCCCCAACGAGGATCCCTCCGCAGGTAGATCCTTGGAAAACGGCCGCCGCGCCCGGGTACGCACCCCCTCCGTGTCCCGTGCGCGGCGGCTCCAATCTCCCACCAGGATCCGACCACTCACGTCGACCACTCAGCCCAGCCACTCAGCCCGACCGCCCAGGAGGAACCCGTGGACGTCGTGGCCGCCACCCCACGCCGCGCACCGCGCGCCCGAGCACCCCGCGTCGACGCCCTGCGCAACCGCGAACGCATCGTCGCCGCCGCCCGCGACCTGTTCACCGAGGTCGGCTGGCAGGTCCCGATCGACGAGGTGGCGCGCCGCGCCGGCATCGGCAACGCGACCGTCTACCGCCACTTCCCGGACCGCGACGCCCTGGTGCTCGCGGTGGTCCGCAGCGTTCTGAAGCGCACCGCCGACCGCGCCGAGTCCGCGCTGGCCCTGGGCGACGACCCCTTCGACGCGCTGAGCCGCTTCGTCCTCGCCGCCGCCGACGAACGCATCGGGGCGATGTGCATGATGCTCGACGGGGCCTACGACCCGGGCGACCCGGACGTCAAGGCACTGGAAGCCCGGCTGAACGAACTGGTCGAGACGATGCTCGCGCGAGCGCGGCGGGCGGGGATGCTGCGGCCGGACGTCGATCTGGCCGACATCATCGTGGCCGTCGCGCAGCTGACGCGGCCGCTGCCGGGGTATGTCACGGTGCGGCGGAGTTCGCGGCGGTATTTGCAGCTCTTCTTGGATGGGCTGCGGGCTCCGGGCTACTCGGCGCTGACCGCGGAGGAGTAGACCTCAAACCCTCAAGGCCGGTGCACCAACAACATCGCCAGATCCCGAGCCCGTGCCCCGCGAGCCCGCACCGTCACCTCGGCCTCGATCGCCGACAACACGTACTCCGGCCCGGCGTCCGCCAAATCCTCGAGGATCTGCGTCAGCGGCAGCGGTTCCACATCCGGCCCGCCGGAATCCGTGACGCCGTCGGTGTAGAGCAACAACGAATCGCCGCTGTCGAACGGCGTCACCACCAAGCGCGCCCGGCCGTCCGCACCCGGTGCCAGGGTGCTGAGTCCCAGCGGCAGCCCCACCGACTGGCCCTGCACCGTGGACACCGCCCCGCAGCGCACCATCAGCGGCGGGGCGTGGCCGCAGCTCACGTGCTCCAGCCGGCCGTCGGGGCGGATCGAGACCACCGCGACGCTGGCGAACTCCTCGCGCACGTCCACCACCGTGCGGGGCGGCGCGACCGCGAGCGAGTTCGAGGTCTCCCACAGCCGGGCGCCGTCGGCGAGCGGGACGTGCGCCGCGGCGGCGTCCGCGTCGCCGAGGAAGCGCCGCAGGCTCACCTCTAATCGGCGCACCAGATCGCGCAGGTCCGGTTCGTCGTACGCGGCCTCGCGGAACGAGCCCAGCAGCACCGCCGCCACCTCGACCGCGCCGAGGCCGCTGCCCCGGACGTCCCCGATGATCGCGCGCACGCCGTACGGGGTGTCGACGATGTCGTAGAAGTCCCCGCCGACCGAGGCGCCGGCCGAGGCCGAGGCGCTGCGCGCGGCCACCAGCACGTCGCCGACCGCCGGTCGCGGCGGCCGCAGCAGCACCCGCTGCGCCACCTCGGCGACCGCCCGCACCTGGTTCAGTTCGCCTATCATCCGCTGCCGCCGCACCGAGATCACGTAGCTGACGGCCACGACGGTCAGGATCGCCGCGAACGTGCCGATCCGTTGCGCCTCGCCGCCGGAGCCGTTGCCCGGGGTCACCGGCAGCAGAGCCACGAACGCGCACAGGCCCGCCAGCCAGACGCACTGCCGGCGGCCGGTGCCGGCGCAGGCGATCGCGGGGGCGGGGGCGGCGGCCAGCAGCGGCGCGAGCTGGATCCGGGCCGGGAGCAGGACCTGCATGACCAGCACCGCCGCGACCCAGATCCCGGGCAGCACCAGCAGGAAAAGGGCGCGCCCGGTGTCGGCCGGCCGGCGCGTGCCCACGCCGCCTGCCCGGACCCATCGTGTCAAAGGACCACCCAACGCGTGCCCACGCCTCTCAGCGTCCTTAATCCGACAGGACGGAGCATAACCCGGCGCGGCCCGCAGATGTCGAGGAATCGCCCGATTCGCACGTTTGGACTACCGCCTTCACCAGGGCTCGAATACCATGCACGAGGCGATGTTCACCTTGCCGAAAACCTCAGGCCAGCTCCCTCACCGGCCCAGTCCGACTCCGGGGTGTTGGCTCCGCATGGCATCCGCGCCGATCCGGGCGCGGGACGGACGGTACCGAGGGGACCGCATGAGACTTCCCGGGCGACGCCCAAGAACGCTGCGTCACATGAGAAAACAGGTTGCCGCCGGCCTGCTGGCACTCGGCGCCACCGCCGCGATGGTGGTGACCACCAGTGGCACCGCGCAGGCCGATTCGGACCACGGCAAGACGCCGAAGATCGGCCACGTCTGGACGATCATCCTGGAGAACAAGTCCTACGAGGCCACCTTCTCCGGCCTGAACCAGAACAGCTACCTGTGGAAGACGCTGCCTTCCTACGGCGAGCTGCTGACGCAGTACTACGGCACCGGCCACTACAGCCTGGACAACTACGTCAGCCTGGTGTCCGGTCAGGCCCCGGCGCCGGACAACCAGAACGACTGCCCGACCTACAAGGACGTCTCGCCCGGCACCCGCGCGGCGGACGGCCAGGTGAACGCGACCTCCGGCTGCGTGTATCCGTCGTCGGTCAAGACGCTGTTCAACCAGCTCGACGACAAGCACGTGCCGTGGAAGGTCTACGCCCAGGACATGGGCAACACCCCGAGCCGCGAGAACGCCTACGCGTGCGGCGCCCCGGGCAGCCC
This window of the Catenulispora sp. EB89 genome carries:
- a CDS encoding metal-sensitive transcriptional regulator, whose protein sequence is MQVEPETVSDVTKRLRRAEGQIRGVIAMLESGRDCSEIVTQLAAVSRALDRAGFKVIAGGLQQCLETADGEERAANVAQMEKLFLSLA
- a CDS encoding TetR/AcrR family transcriptional regulator — protein: MDVVAATPRRAPRARAPRVDALRNRERIVAAARDLFTEVGWQVPIDEVARRAGIGNATVYRHFPDRDALVLAVVRSVLKRTADRAESALALGDDPFDALSRFVLAAADERIGAMCMMLDGAYDPGDPDVKALEARLNELVETMLARARRAGMLRPDVDLADIIVAVAQLTRPLPGYVTVRRSSRRYLQLFLDGLRAPGYSALTAEE
- a CDS encoding PP2C family protein-serine/threonine phosphatase — translated: MGTRRPADTGRALFLLVLPGIWVAAVLVMQVLLPARIQLAPLLAAAPAPAIACAGTGRRQCVWLAGLCAFVALLPVTPGNGSGGEAQRIGTFAAILTVVAVSYVISVRRQRMIGELNQVRAVAEVAQRVLLRPPRPAVGDVLVAARSASASAGASVGGDFYDIVDTPYGVRAIIGDVRGSGLGAVEVAAVLLGSFREAAYDEPDLRDLVRRLEVSLRRFLGDADAAAAHVPLADGARLWETSNSLAVAPPRTVVDVREEFASVAVVSIRPDGRLEHVSCGHAPPLMVRCGAVSTVQGQSVGLPLGLSTLAPGADGRARLVVTPFDSGDSLLLYTDGVTDSGGPDVEPLPLTQILEDLADAGPEYVLSAIEAEVTVRARGARARDLAMLLVHRP